In the genome of Streptomyces globosus, one region contains:
- a CDS encoding DUF5063 domain-containing protein, translated as MSDATLHALGQDPDDFAVQIADQIESFIVAVTEVAKGEDPDSAVPFLLLEFSQLLLAGGRLGAYQDVLPDERYEPDLGPEPDVDELRERFAYLLEPVDVYSEVFDPYEPRKAPVAHRISDDVADVVADLRHGLAHYRAGRTAEALWWWQFSYFSNWGQTASATLRALQSLVAHVRLDQPLAALDGLDTDEDLAEDDLAEQAGLVMAEELGNVGRRPVRNPVGER; from the coding sequence ATGTCTGACGCAACGCTGCACGCCCTGGGACAGGACCCGGACGACTTCGCCGTCCAGATCGCGGACCAGATCGAGTCGTTCATCGTCGCGGTCACCGAGGTGGCCAAGGGCGAGGACCCCGACAGCGCCGTGCCCTTCCTCCTGCTGGAGTTCTCGCAGCTGCTCCTGGCGGGCGGCAGGCTCGGCGCCTACCAGGACGTCCTGCCCGACGAGCGCTACGAGCCGGACCTGGGCCCCGAGCCGGACGTGGACGAACTCCGCGAGCGTTTCGCCTACCTGCTGGAGCCGGTCGACGTCTACTCGGAGGTCTTCGACCCGTACGAGCCGCGGAAGGCGCCGGTGGCGCATCGGATCTCCGACGACGTGGCCGACGTGGTGGCCGACCTGCGGCACGGCCTGGCGCACTACCGGGCGGGCCGGACGGCCGAGGCGCTGTGGTGGTGGCAGTTCTCGTACTTCTCCAACTGGGGCCAGACGGCCTCGGCGACGCTGCGCGCCCTCCAGTCCCTCGTTGCGCACGTGCGGCTGGACCAGCCGCTGGCCGCGCTGGACGGGCTCGACACGGACGAGGACCTCGCCGAGGACGACCTCGCCGAGCAGGCCGGCCTGGTGATGGCCGAGGAGCTCGGGAACGTCGGGCGCCGGCCCGTCCGCAACCCGGTCGGCGAGCGGTAG
- a CDS encoding SLATT domain-containing protein, with protein MSQPEMQPEGPARDPREPRDPREEGGGPMAAGDLTGGPFPLGDWGEPAERLDELYRRVEADALRTAEWYLSDRAFKRRGARILRAGTAAGAVAGAAMPLLDLAGAAHGASQYGYLALLLSAACLACDRFFGLTSGWMRDVATAQAVQRRLQTLQFDWASENVREVLGPTEGTASEAAERCLTVLRRFSEDITELVRSETAEWMVEFSVGPAPLVMQSLGGSAGRASEAGAPPARFPLPPGTRPNMPRQRPPEQPR; from the coding sequence GTGAGCCAGCCGGAGATGCAGCCCGAGGGGCCCGCCCGGGATCCCCGGGAGCCCCGGGACCCCCGGGAGGAGGGCGGCGGACCGATGGCGGCGGGCGACCTGACCGGGGGGCCGTTCCCCCTGGGGGACTGGGGCGAGCCGGCCGAGCGGCTGGACGAGCTGTACCGGCGGGTCGAGGCCGACGCGCTGCGCACCGCCGAGTGGTACCTCTCCGACCGGGCGTTCAAGCGGCGGGGCGCGCGAATCCTGCGGGCGGGAACCGCTGCCGGCGCGGTCGCCGGCGCCGCGATGCCGCTGCTGGACCTGGCCGGGGCCGCGCACGGCGCGTCGCAGTACGGCTACCTCGCACTGCTGCTGAGCGCCGCCTGCCTGGCCTGCGACCGGTTCTTCGGCCTCACCTCCGGCTGGATGCGCGACGTCGCCACGGCGCAGGCGGTACAGCGCCGCCTGCAGACCCTGCAGTTCGACTGGGCCTCGGAGAACGTGCGCGAGGTGCTGGGACCCACCGAGGGCACCGCCAGCGAGGCCGCCGAGCGCTGCCTGACGGTCCTGCGCCGCTTCTCGGAGGACATCACGGAGCTGGTGCGCTCGGAGACGGCCGAGTGGATGGTCGAGTTCAGCGTCGGCCCGGCGCCGCTGGTGATGCAGTCCCTCGGCGGGTCCGCCGGCCGCGCCTCGGAGGCCGGCGCGCCGCCGGCCCGCTTCCCGCTCCCGCCGGGGACGCGCCCGAACATGCCGCGGCAGCGGCCGCCCGAGCAGCCCCGCTGA
- a CDS encoding aspartate kinase translates to MGLVVQKYGGSSVADAEGIKRVAKRIVDAKKNGHQVVVVVSAMGDTTDELIDLAEQVSPMPAGREFDMLLTAGERISMALLAMAIKNLGHEAQSFTGSQAGVITDSVHNKARIIDVTPGRIRTALDGGNIAIVAGFQGVSADSKDITTLGRGGSDTTAVALAAALDAEVCEIYTDVDGVFTADPRVVKKARKIDWISSEDMLELAASGSKVLLHRCVEYARRYNIPIHVRSSFSGLPGTWVSNEKPESQGDEQVEHAIISGVAHDVSEAKITVVGVPDKPGEAAAIFRAIADAEINIDMIVQNVSAAATGLTDISFTLPKTEGHKAIDALEKAKAAIGFDSLRYDDQIGKISLVGAGMKTNPGVTASFFQALSDAGVNIELISTSEIRISVVTRQDDVNAAVVAVHTAFGLDSDSDEAVVYGGTGR, encoded by the coding sequence GTGGGCCTTGTCGTGCAGAAGTACGGAGGCTCCTCCGTAGCCGATGCCGAGGGCATCAAGCGCGTCGCCAAGCGGATCGTGGATGCCAAGAAGAACGGCCACCAGGTGGTCGTCGTGGTTTCCGCGATGGGCGACACTACGGACGAGCTGATCGATCTCGCCGAGCAGGTATCCCCGATGCCTGCAGGGCGGGAATTCGACATGCTGCTGACCGCCGGAGAGCGGATCTCCATGGCGCTGCTGGCCATGGCGATCAAAAACCTGGGCCACGAGGCCCAGTCGTTCACGGGCAGCCAGGCAGGCGTCATCACCGACTCGGTCCACAACAAGGCGCGCATCATCGATGTCACGCCGGGCCGCATCCGCACCGCGCTCGACGGGGGCAACATCGCCATCGTCGCCGGCTTCCAGGGCGTGTCCGCGGACAGCAAGGACATCACCACCCTGGGCCGCGGCGGCTCCGACACGACCGCCGTCGCGCTCGCGGCGGCGCTCGACGCCGAGGTGTGCGAGATCTACACGGACGTCGACGGCGTCTTCACCGCCGACCCGCGCGTCGTGAAGAAGGCGCGGAAGATCGACTGGATCTCCTCCGAGGACATGCTGGAGCTGGCCGCCTCCGGCTCCAAGGTGCTGCTGCACCGCTGCGTCGAGTACGCGCGCCGTTACAACATCCCGATCCACGTCCGCTCGTCCTTCTCCGGACTGCCGGGTACCTGGGTCAGCAACGAGAAGCCCGAGTCGCAAGGGGACGAGCAGGTGGAGCACGCCATCATCTCCGGAGTCGCCCACGACGTCTCCGAAGCCAAGATCACTGTCGTCGGCGTCCCGGACAAGCCGGGCGAGGCCGCGGCGATCTTCCGCGCCATCGCGGACGCCGAGATCAACATCGACATGATCGTCCAGAACGTGTCCGCCGCCGCGACGGGCCTGACGGACATCTCCTTCACCCTGCCCAAGACCGAGGGCCACAAGGCCATCGACGCGCTGGAGAAGGCGAAGGCCGCGATCGGCTTCGACTCGCTGCGCTACGACGACCAGATCGGCAAGATCTCCCTGGTCGGCGCGGGCATGAAGACCAACCCGGGCGTCACCGCCTCGTTCTTCCAGGCGCTGTCCGACGCGGGCGTCAACATCGAGCTGATCTCCACCTCGGAGATCCGCATCTCGGTCGTGACCCGCCAGGACGACGTCAACGCCGCCGTCGTCGCCGTCCACACGGCCTTCGGCCTGGACTCCGACAGCGACGAGGCCGTCGTCTACGGAGGCACCGGACGATGA
- a CDS encoding SigE family RNA polymerase sigma factor translates to MAEALLDFAGIPVRSTIAAPRRRPGPSGGFPVTVPVPPGALSGVPTRGGLVPAPRGSAGASGGEGAPEDAAAREAAEVQEAVDGDAAEPREIVAGTTVDHLTETYRAHYRSLLGLAALLLDDTASCEDVVQEAFIRVHSARNRVRDRDKTLAYLRQTVVNLSRSALRRRILGLKLLSKPMPDMASAEEGAYDQLERDDLIRAMRGLQRRQREVLVLRYFADMTEAQVADTLGVSLGSVKAYGSRGIAALRVAMEAAQS, encoded by the coding sequence GTGGCAGAGGCACTTCTCGACTTCGCCGGCATCCCGGTGCGCAGCACGATCGCCGCGCCCCGGCGACGTCCCGGCCCGTCCGGCGGGTTCCCGGTGACCGTCCCGGTGCCGCCGGGCGCGCTGTCAGGGGTGCCGACCCGGGGCGGCCTCGTGCCCGCGCCGCGCGGTAGCGCGGGCGCCTCCGGCGGGGAAGGGGCACCCGAGGACGCCGCGGCCCGCGAGGCCGCCGAGGTGCAGGAGGCCGTGGACGGGGACGCCGCCGAGCCGCGGGAGATCGTCGCCGGAACCACCGTCGACCACCTCACCGAGACCTACCGGGCCCACTACCGCTCCCTCCTCGGCCTTGCCGCCCTGCTCCTCGACGACACCGCATCCTGCGAGGACGTCGTCCAGGAGGCGTTCATCCGCGTCCACTCGGCCCGCAACCGGGTCCGGGACCGGGACAAGACCCTGGCGTACCTGCGCCAGACCGTCGTCAACCTCTCCCGCTCCGCACTGCGCCGCCGCATCCTCGGCCTCAAGCTGCTGTCCAAGCCGATGCCGGACATGGCCAGCGCCGAAGAGGGCGCGTACGACCAGCTGGAACGCGACGACCTCATCAGGGCCATGCGGGGGCTCCAGCGGCGGCAGCGCGAGGTGCTGGTGCTGCGGTACTTCGCGGACATGACCGAGGCCCAGGTCGCCGACACCCTCGGCGTCTCCCTCGGATCGGTGAAGGCGTACGGATCGCGGGGCATTGCCGCGCTGCGTGTGGCGATGGAGGCTGCGCAGTCATGA
- a CDS encoding aspartate-semialdehyde dehydrogenase, which produces MTPARSSGPVLAVVGATGAVGSVLLQLLSVRADVWGGIRLIASPRSAGRLLAVRGEEAEVLALTEDAFDGMGRGDVAVFLTPADVSARWAPAATARGAAVVDQSAAFREDPRVPLVVPEVNAEDARERPRGIVAGPDCVTAAMAAALGALHAEYGLRDLTVSSYQAASASGRAGTEALRRQMSLVAGTSLGGMTGDVRRAVGEDTGPFAGPLALNVVPWCGDLAAGGWSTHELAIRAQTRRILRLPALPVAVTCVQVPVLTGHSLSLRARFDGAVDAGRAREVLQAAPGVVVVDDPAAGEFPTPVDAAGTDPAWAGRLRASLDDPCSLEFFVCADNLLHGSALNAVQTAELIAAEFA; this is translated from the coding sequence ATGACCCCCGCCCGGTCCTCCGGCCCGGTGCTCGCCGTGGTCGGGGCGACCGGCGCGGTCGGTTCCGTCCTGCTCCAGCTCCTGTCCGTACGGGCGGACGTCTGGGGCGGGATACGCCTGATCGCCTCCCCGCGCTCGGCCGGCCGCCTGCTGGCCGTCCGCGGGGAGGAGGCCGAGGTGCTGGCCCTCACCGAGGACGCCTTCGACGGCATGGGCCGCGGCGACGTCGCGGTGTTCCTGACCCCGGCCGACGTCTCCGCCCGCTGGGCGCCCGCCGCCACCGCGCGCGGCGCCGCCGTGGTCGACCAGTCCGCCGCCTTCCGGGAGGACCCCCGGGTTCCGCTGGTGGTGCCCGAGGTCAACGCCGAGGACGCACGGGAGCGCCCGCGCGGCATCGTCGCCGGCCCCGACTGCGTCACCGCCGCCATGGCCGCGGCCCTCGGCGCCCTCCACGCCGAGTACGGGCTGCGCGACCTCACGGTCTCCTCGTACCAGGCCGCCAGCGCGTCCGGCCGGGCCGGCACCGAGGCGCTGCGCCGCCAGATGTCCCTGGTCGCCGGGACCTCGCTGGGCGGGATGACCGGCGACGTGCGGCGGGCCGTCGGCGAGGACACCGGGCCCTTCGCGGGCCCCCTCGCCCTGAACGTCGTCCCCTGGTGCGGTGATCTCGCCGCCGGGGGCTGGTCCACGCACGAGCTGGCGATACGGGCGCAGACCCGCCGGATCCTGCGGCTCCCGGCCCTGCCGGTCGCCGTGACCTGCGTCCAGGTACCGGTGTTGACCGGCCATTCGCTGAGCCTGCGGGCCCGCTTCGACGGCGCCGTGGACGCCGGCCGGGCCCGGGAGGTCCTCCAGGCGGCGCCCGGTGTCGTCGTGGTCGACGACCCGGCGGCCGGCGAGTTCCCGACCCCCGTCGACGCGGCGGGCACGGACCCCGCCTGGGCGGGCAGGCTGCGGGCCTCCCTCGACGACCCGTGCTCGCTGGAGTTCTTCGTCTGCGCGGACAACCTGCTCCACGGGTCCGCGCTCAACGCCGTCCAGACCGCGGAACTGATCGCTGCTGAATTCGCGTAA
- the codA gene encoding cytosine deaminase — protein MRMTVRGARLPEAGGTGVRPGLYDVHVGDDGRIARIRPHEAHGAHRARGAHGSPPPAAVRIDADGGLLSAPFVEPHIHLDTALTAGDPRPNTSGTLWEGIACWSARKRTLTRDDVLARATEVLRWQAAQGVLHVRTHCDVTDPALTALEALLELRDRVRDFMTLQITAFPQEGIVSFPGGEALLREAVARGADVVGAIPHYEDTREDGVASLGIAFALAEEHGLRVDAHCDEIDDEHSRFVEVLAAHALRTGLRDRATASHTTAMGSYGGAYSLKLQRLLARSGINLVANPFANLNLQGRFDAYPKRRGLTQVKEMLAAGVNVAFGHDDVMDPWNALGTGNPLQTALVGLYAAQLTGAAEIPEAFAMVTTRAARVLGLTDAEYGIAEGGPGSFVLLPAPTPQEALRRQVRPRLVAAHGRVVAETPPAPALLSWPPGAPPEEVDFGRGQSEPP, from the coding sequence ATGCGGATGACCGTGCGCGGCGCCCGGCTGCCGGAGGCAGGCGGCACCGGGGTGCGCCCCGGGCTGTACGACGTCCACGTCGGGGACGACGGGCGGATCGCCCGCATCCGGCCCCACGAGGCACACGGGGCACACAGGGCACGCGGCGCCCACGGCTCCCCGCCGCCCGCCGCCGTCCGCATCGATGCGGACGGCGGGCTGCTCAGCGCCCCCTTCGTCGAGCCGCACATCCACCTCGACACCGCCCTGACCGCCGGCGACCCCCGGCCCAACACCTCCGGCACCCTCTGGGAGGGCATCGCCTGCTGGAGCGCCCGCAAACGCACCCTGACCAGGGACGACGTCCTCGCCCGCGCCACCGAGGTGCTCCGCTGGCAGGCGGCGCAGGGCGTCCTGCACGTACGGACGCACTGCGACGTCACCGACCCGGCGCTGACCGCCCTGGAGGCGCTGCTGGAGCTCCGCGACCGCGTCCGCGACTTCATGACCCTCCAGATCACCGCCTTCCCCCAGGAGGGCATCGTCTCCTTCCCCGGCGGCGAGGCACTGCTCCGCGAGGCCGTCGCCCGCGGCGCGGACGTCGTCGGCGCCATCCCGCACTACGAGGACACCCGCGAGGACGGCGTCGCCTCCCTCGGCATCGCCTTCGCCCTCGCCGAGGAACACGGCCTGCGCGTCGACGCGCACTGCGACGAGATCGACGACGAGCACTCGCGGTTCGTGGAGGTGCTCGCCGCGCACGCCCTTCGCACCGGGCTCCGCGACCGGGCGACCGCCTCGCACACCACCGCCATGGGCTCGTACGGCGGCGCGTACAGCCTCAAACTCCAGCGGCTCCTGGCCCGTTCCGGCATCAACCTGGTCGCCAACCCCTTCGCCAACCTCAACCTCCAGGGCCGCTTCGACGCCTATCCCAAGCGGCGCGGCCTCACCCAGGTCAAGGAGATGCTGGCCGCCGGGGTGAACGTCGCCTTCGGCCACGACGACGTGATGGACCCCTGGAACGCGCTCGGCACCGGCAACCCCCTCCAGACCGCCCTCGTCGGCCTGTACGCCGCCCAGCTGACCGGCGCTGCCGAGATCCCGGAGGCGTTCGCGATGGTCACCACCCGGGCCGCCCGCGTCCTCGGCCTGACGGACGCCGAGTACGGCATCGCGGAGGGCGGCCCCGGCTCCTTCGTCCTGCTGCCCGCCCCCACCCCGCAGGAGGCGCTCCGCCGCCAGGTCCGCCCCCGCCTCGTCGCCGCGCACGGCCGGGTCGTCGCCGAGACCCCTCCGGCGCCGGCGCTGCTGTCCTGGCCGCCCGGCGCCCCTCCCGAGGAGGTGGACTTCGGCCGCGGCCAGAGTGAACCGCCGTGA
- a CDS encoding S9 family peptidase yields the protein MTDNTAPPAPSMPDWEKRFRAPRVGLPEWAPDAPDRSLFVSNATGTYELYAWDRATGAQRQATDRPHGTTDGTLSPDGEWIWWFRDTDGDEFGVWVRQPFAGGPDEPAVPGLEPAYPAGLALGRDGTAVVGRCTDEDGSTVHVVRPGGGPVEIYRHRESAGVGDLSRDGTLVAIEHTEHGDAMHSSLRVVTLDGVTVAELDDSRGGTEELGLEVLGFAPVPGDTRLLVGHQRRGRWEPMVWDVATGAETDLALDLPGDVAAEWYPDGSALLVEHGFEARSELWRYDLAARELTRVDTPPGTVSGATARPDGTVEYQWSSAAEPPAVRSTAGGVVLEPPGFRPPGSVPVEDAWVEGPGGRIHALVQRPAGRGEGPFPTVFELHGGPTWHDTDAFAAGPAAWLDHGFAVVRVNYRGSTGYGRAWTDALKHRVGLIELEDVAAVRAWAVGSGLADPARLVLSGGSWGGYLTLLGLGTQPEAWTVGLAAVPVADYVTAYHDEMEALKSLDRTLFGGTPEEVPERFAASSPLTYVDAVRAPVHIAAGVNDPRCPIRQIENYVDRLAARGAVHEVYRYDAGHGSLVVEERIKQVGMEIDFALKHLPR from the coding sequence ATGACTGACAACACGGCCCCGCCGGCCCCGTCCATGCCCGACTGGGAGAAGCGCTTCCGGGCGCCGCGCGTCGGACTGCCCGAGTGGGCGCCGGACGCCCCCGACCGCTCGCTGTTCGTGTCGAACGCGACGGGCACCTACGAGCTGTATGCGTGGGACCGGGCCACCGGTGCGCAGCGGCAGGCGACGGACCGCCCGCACGGCACGACCGACGGCACGCTCTCCCCCGACGGCGAGTGGATCTGGTGGTTCCGCGACACCGACGGCGACGAGTTCGGCGTCTGGGTGCGCCAGCCGTTCGCGGGCGGCCCCGACGAGCCGGCCGTCCCGGGCCTGGAGCCGGCGTACCCGGCCGGCCTGGCGCTCGGCCGGGACGGCACGGCGGTCGTCGGCCGGTGCACCGACGAGGACGGCTCGACGGTCCACGTGGTGCGGCCGGGCGGCGGACCGGTGGAGATCTACCGGCACCGGGAGTCGGCCGGGGTGGGCGACCTGTCGCGGGACGGGACGCTCGTCGCGATCGAGCACACCGAGCACGGCGACGCCATGCACTCGTCCCTGCGCGTGGTCACCCTCGACGGCGTGACCGTCGCGGAACTCGACGACTCCCGGGGCGGCACCGAGGAGCTGGGCCTGGAGGTCCTGGGCTTCGCGCCGGTCCCGGGAGACACCCGGCTGCTGGTCGGGCACCAGCGGCGCGGCCGCTGGGAGCCGATGGTGTGGGACGTGGCCACGGGCGCCGAGACGGACCTGGCGCTCGACCTGCCGGGCGACGTGGCCGCCGAGTGGTACCCGGACGGCTCGGCGCTGCTCGTCGAGCACGGCTTCGAGGCCCGCAGCGAGCTGTGGCGCTACGACCTGGCGGCGCGGGAGCTGACCCGGGTGGACACTCCGCCGGGGACGGTCTCGGGGGCGACGGCCCGGCCGGACGGAACGGTCGAGTACCAGTGGTCGTCGGCGGCCGAGCCCCCGGCGGTGCGGTCGACGGCGGGCGGGGTCGTCTTGGAGCCGCCGGGCTTCCGGCCGCCCGGCTCGGTCCCGGTGGAGGACGCCTGGGTGGAGGGCCCCGGCGGCCGGATCCACGCGCTGGTGCAGCGGCCCGCCGGCCGCGGCGAGGGCCCGTTCCCGACGGTGTTCGAGCTGCACGGCGGCCCGACCTGGCACGACACGGACGCCTTCGCGGCGGGCCCGGCTGCCTGGCTGGACCACGGGTTCGCGGTGGTCCGGGTGAACTACCGCGGCTCGACCGGGTACGGGCGGGCCTGGACGGACGCGCTCAAGCACCGGGTCGGCCTGATCGAGCTGGAGGACGTCGCCGCGGTACGCGCCTGGGCGGTGGGCAGCGGACTCGCCGATCCGGCGCGGCTGGTGCTGTCGGGCGGCTCGTGGGGCGGCTACCTGACACTGCTCGGGCTGGGCACCCAGCCCGAGGCGTGGACGGTGGGCCTGGCCGCCGTGCCGGTCGCGGACTACGTGACCGCGTACCACGACGAGATGGAGGCGCTGAAGTCCCTGGACCGGACGCTCTTCGGCGGCACGCCGGAGGAGGTCCCGGAGCGCTTCGCGGCGTCCTCCCCGCTGACGTACGTGGACGCGGTGCGGGCGCCGGTGCACATCGCGGCGGGCGTGAACGACCCGCGCTGCCCGATCCGGCAGATCGAGAACTACGTCGACCGGCTGGCGGCGCGCGGGGCGGTGCACGAGGTGTACCGCTACGACGCCGGGCACGGCTCGCTCGTCGTCGAGGAGCGGATCAAGCAGGTCGGCATGGAGATCGACTTCGCGTTGAAGCACCTCCCCCGCTGA
- a CDS encoding YbaB/EbfC family nucleoid-associated protein, with protein MFPGGGQPNMQQLLQQAQKMQQDLAAAQEELARTEVDGQAGGGLVKATVTGSGELRALVIDPKAVDPEDTETLADLVVAAVQAANENAQALQQQKLGPLAQGLGGGSGIPGLPF; from the coding sequence ATGTTTCCCGGTGGCGGTCAGCCCAACATGCAGCAGCTGCTCCAGCAGGCCCAGAAGATGCAGCAGGACCTCGCGGCGGCCCAGGAGGAGCTGGCGCGCACGGAGGTCGACGGGCAGGCCGGAGGCGGCCTGGTCAAGGCGACCGTGACGGGCTCCGGTGAGCTGCGCGCGCTGGTGATCGACCCGAAGGCGGTGGACCCGGAGGACACCGAGACCCTCGCTGACCTGGTCGTCGCCGCCGTGCAGGCGGCGAACGAGAACGCCCAGGCGCTCCAGCAGCAGAAGCTGGGCCCGCTGGCCCAGGGCCTGGGCGGCGGCAGCGGCATCCCCGGCCTGCCGTTCTAG
- a CDS encoding DUF5956 family protein, translating into MSWDEDGTPHPLAQRRSGRSEQEPDRLPEVRELEALGWEPAPEEAAWVFLPYVWPPADRTWIPDRSTHWAVDTVLDGHGRITDVRAEPLAGPDLRGLDRETDEAVAALGLPPRPPGRLWLLRPVGGFTSVAAVLDHLRGLAAGRGVDPAATAAFMDLVRTGLADLAADHHTQRP; encoded by the coding sequence ATGTCGTGGGACGAGGACGGAACACCGCACCCGCTCGCACAGCGCCGCTCCGGCCGCAGCGAACAGGAACCGGACCGGCTGCCGGAGGTCCGCGAGCTGGAGGCGCTCGGCTGGGAGCCCGCCCCCGAGGAAGCGGCCTGGGTGTTCCTCCCGTACGTGTGGCCGCCGGCCGACCGCACCTGGATCCCCGACCGGTCCACCCACTGGGCCGTCGACACCGTCCTCGACGGGCACGGCCGCATCACCGACGTCCGCGCCGAACCGCTGGCCGGCCCGGACCTCCGCGGCCTCGACCGCGAGACCGACGAGGCCGTCGCCGCACTCGGCCTGCCGCCCCGGCCTCCCGGACGGCTGTGGCTGCTGCGGCCCGTGGGGGGCTTCACCAGCGTCGCGGCCGTCCTGGACCACCTGCGCGGGCTGGCCGCCGGACGCGGGGTCGATCCCGCGGCGACGGCCGCGTTCATGGACCTGGTCCGCACCGGACTGGCGGACCTGGCCGCGGACCACCACACCCAGCGCCCCTGA
- the recR gene encoding recombination mediator RecR, producing the protein MYEGVVQDLIDELGRLPGVGPKSAQRIAFHILQAEPTDVRRLAHALLEVKDKVRFCAVCGNVAQEERCGICRDPRRDTSVICVVEEPKDVVAIERTREFRGRYHVLGGAISPIEGVGPDDLRIRELLARLADGAVNELILATDPNLEGEATATYLARMIKPMGLKVTRLASGLPVGGDLEYADEVTLGRAFEGRRLLDV; encoded by the coding sequence TTGTACGAAGGCGTGGTCCAGGACCTGATCGACGAGCTGGGCAGGCTGCCCGGCGTCGGGCCCAAGAGCGCGCAGCGGATCGCCTTCCACATCCTGCAGGCGGAGCCGACGGACGTCCGGCGCCTCGCGCACGCCCTGCTGGAGGTCAAGGACAAGGTCCGGTTCTGCGCGGTGTGCGGGAACGTGGCGCAGGAGGAGCGCTGCGGCATCTGCCGCGACCCGCGCCGCGACACCTCCGTGATCTGTGTGGTGGAGGAGCCGAAGGACGTCGTCGCGATCGAGCGGACCCGCGAGTTCCGCGGCCGTTACCACGTACTGGGCGGGGCGATCAGCCCCATCGAGGGCGTCGGCCCGGACGACCTGCGCATCCGCGAGCTGCTCGCGCGGCTCGCGGACGGCGCGGTGAACGAGCTGATCCTGGCCACTGACCCGAACCTGGAGGGCGAGGCGACGGCCACGTACCTCGCGCGCATGATCAAGCCCATGGGCCTGAAGGTCACCCGCCTGGCCAGCGGGCTCCCCGTCGGGGGAGACCTGGAGTACGCGGACGAGGTCACGCTCGGGCGTGCCTTTGAAGGAAGGCGACTTCTCGATGTCTGA
- a CDS encoding SURF1 family protein gives MHRFLLTPRWWGINVFVALAVPFCLFMGSWQLGRFEDRVATHREASAERPAGEAAAPLASLLPVDKKTSGRLASVSGEYAEQLLVPERRLDGKSGFYVLTLLRTDSGKAVPVVRGWLPGAVDPDRAPAAPTGRVEVTGALQASETSTSKGVYSRGGLPAGQLGVISAASLVNMVPYELYDAWLTVQTPADGLTPVPAQAPTNTGLDLKAFQNLGYTGEWFVFVGFVLFMWFRLYRREVEALRDAEAGLLPDGAAPSPAAAAPEGAGGGPQVTASARPAE, from the coding sequence GTGCACCGGTTTCTCCTGACCCCGCGGTGGTGGGGGATCAACGTCTTCGTCGCGCTCGCCGTCCCGTTCTGCCTGTTCATGGGTTCGTGGCAGCTCGGCCGGTTCGAGGACCGCGTCGCCACGCACCGCGAGGCCTCCGCCGAGCGGCCCGCCGGGGAGGCCGCCGCCCCGCTCGCGTCGCTGCTGCCGGTCGACAAGAAGACCTCCGGCCGACTGGCCTCGGTCTCCGGGGAGTACGCGGAACAGCTGCTCGTCCCGGAGCGGCGGCTCGACGGGAAGAGCGGCTTCTACGTCCTGACGCTGCTGCGCACCGACTCCGGCAAGGCGGTCCCGGTGGTCCGGGGCTGGCTGCCGGGGGCGGTGGACCCGGACCGGGCGCCGGCGGCGCCGACCGGGCGGGTGGAGGTCACGGGCGCCCTGCAGGCCTCCGAGACGTCCACCAGCAAGGGCGTGTACTCCCGCGGCGGGCTGCCCGCCGGGCAGCTCGGCGTCATCAGTGCGGCCTCGCTGGTCAACATGGTGCCGTACGAGCTGTACGACGCGTGGCTGACGGTGCAGACACCGGCGGACGGGCTGACTCCGGTGCCGGCGCAGGCGCCGACCAACACGGGCCTGGACCTGAAGGCGTTCCAGAACCTCGGCTACACCGGCGAGTGGTTCGTCTTCGTCGGGTTCGTGCTGTTCATGTGGTTCCGGCTGTACCGCCGCGAGGTGGAGGCGCTGCGCGACGCCGAGGCGGGCCTGCTGCCCGACGGCGCCGCGCCCTCCCCTGCCGCCGCCGCTCCCGAGGGTGCGGGCGGCGGCCCGCAGGTCACTGCTTCGGCTCGTCCAGCGGAATGA